A stretch of Ipomoea triloba cultivar NCNSP0323 chromosome 11, ASM357664v1 DNA encodes these proteins:
- the LOC115996103 gene encoding stemmadenine O-acetyltransferase-like, whose translation MALKVEVYEKEKVRPSSPTPQTLRYHKLSLLDVLAGPFYGSHVFFYPSGAGPRRHDYDELKESLSKTLSILYPLAGRLKDGSIIECNDEGADFVRANVTNYDLGEFLRHPKLEDLRQLLPLDPYPDAINPAMPMSAVQVNRFRCGGTAVGFCTWHGIVDGIGMANLYNTMAAINRGERVAGGGLVVDVAAIFSPGNSKIFQVMSTAMAGLKNKLGKYASKRYIFSKQDIERIRNQYSQSEHRRRPSRVAVLSAFVWAAVIRATLVANPTLKTHLLTHYVNLRNKLNPPLPSQCLGNILHGTDSVWEVDGSGGAGAGEQVAGRSLVGRVVEAIDKVTTDYVREMHTEGAFLRSILARRSKIIDHNKDETKVLSISSLCKIPIFEVDFGWGKPIWNGLPQTLLDLVLFVDTDDGGIEVWIGLEHEVMCNLDKDAEFRAFVSFAYIVSESSCRLNSAL comes from the coding sequence ATGGCCCTGAAAGTTGAAGTTTATGAAAAGGAGAAAGTGAGGCCATCTTCACCAACTCCCCAAACCTTGAGATACCACAAGCTTTCTCTCCTTGACGTACTCGCCGGACCTTTTTATGGCTCCCATGTTTTCTTCTACCCCTCCGGCGCCGGCCCTCGTCGCCACGATTATGATGAGCTCAAGGAATCGCTCTCTAAGACATTGTCTATCTTGTACCCGCTAGCCGGAAGACTTAAAGATGGATCAATAATTGAGTGCAACGATGAGGGTGCGGATTTCGTCCGAGCTAATGTTACGAATTACGATTTGGGTGAGTTTCTCCGGCACCCGAAGCTGGAAGATCTACGGCAGCTGCTTCCACTTGACCCCTACCCAGACGCTATTAATCCGGCCATGCCAATGTCAGCTGTTCAGGTGAACAGGTTTCGGTGCGGCGGAACTGCGGTGGGGTTCTGCACTTGGCACGGGATAGTGGATGGAATTGGGATGGCCAATTTGTACAACACTATGGCTGCAATAAACAGGGGGGAAAGGGTAGCCGGCGGTGGTCTCGTAGTGGACGTCGCCGCAATTTTCTCGCCTGGGAATTCCAAAATCTTCCAGGTAATGAGCACTGCCATGGCGGGATTGAAAAACAAGTTGGGAAAATACGCCTCGAAAAGATATATCTTTAGCAAGCAGGATATCGAGCGGATCAGGAACCAGTACAGCCAATCGGAGCATCGCCGCCGTCCATCTCGAGTGGCGGTGTTATCGGCTTTCGTATGGGCGGCAGTTATAAGAGCAACTCTAGTGGCGAACCCAACCCTCAAGACCCACTTGCTCACACATTATGTGAACTTGAGAAACAAGTTGAACCCGCCCTTACCTTCACAGTGCCTAGGCAACATCCTCCATGGGACTGACTCCGTGTGGGAAGTCGACGGCAGCGGCGGCGCAGGCGCAGGCGAGCAGGTTGCTGGCCGGTCGCTTGTAGGAAGAGTGGTGGAAGCCATCGACAAGGTTACAACGGACTACGTGAGGGAAATGCATACAGAGGGTGCGTTTCTCAGGTCCATATTAGCCCGACGATCAAAGATAATAGATCACAATAAAGATGAGACTAAAGTTTTAAGTATAAGTagtttgtgtaaaattcctatTTTTGAAGTTGATTTTGGGTGGGGCAAGCCAATATGGAATGGCTTGCCTCAAACACTGTTGGACCTTGTTCTTTTCGTGGATACTGATGATGGGGGAATAGAAGTGTGGATTGGATTGGAACATGAAGTTATGTGTAATTTAGACAAGGACGCAGAATTTCGTGCATTTGTGTCTTTTGCCTATATTGTTTCTGAATCGTCTTGTCGTCTAAACTCTGCACTCTAA